Below is a genomic region from Triticum dicoccoides isolate Atlit2015 ecotype Zavitan chromosome 5A, WEW_v2.0, whole genome shotgun sequence.
TTGTTACTCACAATAATTTTCACAAGCAGGACCGAGAACAAAAAAAGCTGGATTTACCTTACAAGAACTATTTGTCCATGGAAGAACAAAAGAAAATGAATTCAGCTCCGCATGAATGCAGGTTCAGGCTCAAGTTTACATGGATGGGTGTTTACAACAGGAGGCCACAAATCCTCATCAGACAGAAAAgataagatgctacaaatatccctCAAGCAGCAAAGTTCTATTCACCTCCTTGTGCTCCACATTCTTCAGTGGAAACGACTGGCTGCCACCAAACGCCAGGTCGCTCAGCCCTGGGCTCACCATCCAGACAGGAGAGAGCTCCACAACAACCTTCTGCACCAGCTTGTCCTCCTGAAAATTCTTCAGCAGCGACACTAGGCCAGCCCCGTCATCTATGAAATCCACCAGGACACTACATAACCCTCGATCTGCGAGAAGTTGAAGGACGGACTCCAGGTTCATCTGATCGAGGACAGAAACGCTGACTCCCGATGGCTCCACAGTGACGGGACTATCGGCCAGGACTATGGCGCTAGATGCAGACTCCTCGTCGAGAAACGGGATGTGTAATTTGGAACCTTCTTCCTGCGCTATGATGATgtaaagaggctgctttgcgccagCCTCGCGTGATATTGGTAAGGTAGTCGCCTTGGCCATGTCGCTTGAAATTATAACTCCGTCGTATTCTTTCGCTAATTGCGAGTAGTATCCTCCTGGTTGATCAGCTCCGCTCCCAATTTGATTTATGACAATTCCGTTCATCGAGagtgtggttctgcttcagtgagaACAGATAAACATCAGCAGCAGCGTCACACACTATATTCAGACGAAAAGGACTAAAGAAAATGGCATGCAACGGTACAAAATACAAATATCACTACACCAAAGTAGCTGAAGCAATGAGTGTACTACGTTTTCCTAACCACAGATTTAAAACACAAAGTTTGAACATACTGTGCAACTTATATTTAAAAATGAACCTATTCCTATATTTAAAAagtggcaaaaatgtgtgtgctgatATTACCAGTCTAGAATTCTAGCAAGATACCTGTAGTTCACTATTTACCTCAAAGTTGCAAAGGCCTTCCCAGTAAGCATGCGATGAATGTAAGCCTCATTTAATCTGAGACATAATGCTTCCTCCACGCCAACCCTTACATCTATCCCGGCGTTTCTGAGTTTTTCAATCCCTTTGGATGCTACCATAGGATTTGGGTCAGTCATCCCCACCACAACCTCCTTAACTTTGGCTTTGATGAGTGCTTCAGTGCAGGGAGGGGTTCTCCCGTAGTGGTTGCAGGGCTCCAAACTGACATAAGCCGTTGCATTCTCTGCTAAATCCCCTGCATCTCTCAAAGCAAATACCTGCACACGAAGCCACATATTAGCAACTGTTATACTAAGGCTATGAGCTTATGATATTATCAACAGTACTATTATACTTTAGTGGCCTAAGTTCTTAAGCAAGCAGAAAACATATGCGCTCTTACCTGTAGCTAATAGCCTAATACTACAATGTTAACTGTTATTTCTTCGTAAAAGCATAAGCTGAGATCATATTTGTTGTGTATGAGAATGAAAACCACCGCATACTGTTGACATACTGGCTACAAGTGATAGTATTTCCTAAACATTTGTTTGGTGTTAGAAGTATGACCTGCCAGACAGCTAGAAATGAACAATTTATGGCATAATGCAGCCAGTATTGGAACAGTACTGATTAATGTAGCCCTGCTTTTTACTAAGTGCAGTAAATATGTTAGTGAAATTAGGGATGATATGAGGTGCCCCTGTAAGCTGCCTCGAGGGTTGGTGCGGCCGGCTTGGGCGAGGTCTTGCCGCCGCGCGGAGCTGCTCAGGCAGTGGCGGGCGGAGACGGGGAGGCGGCGCCGCGCGGTCCGGGcggaggcgaggggggcggcgcGTCCCGGAGAATGAGGACACGGTGCGTCGAAGAGGAGGCCCCAGAGGGGGTGCGGCGCAGATACGAGGTCGACGGGGGCGGTGCAGCTTGGTGGAAAGCGGCGAGCTGGACGGAAGGGCGGCGCGGGGTTCGCAGAGGAAGCAGACTCTGTTCCTCAACCGACCACACGAGCTTGCTCCAATCTCCATTGATTCGATGGTTCGACCAGTCGATCCGTGCAACATATTAGGGGGAAAAATGACCTAGGCCTAGTTTTTTTTCTTCAGGAATTTTTTTTGTACTACTCTCCCTGTCTCAAAATATAAGACTTAGAAAAAAACTTATATTTTGAGACAGTGGGAGTATTACTTACGTGGCAATGCTACCACCAAAATTACAGTGTCCACCGATCTCATCCGATCTCCAAGCTATTATACTGAAGAGTGAAAGGTCATGATTTGTGAGAGAGAACGAGAGTTCACCCATCCGTCGGAGTTTGGAATCGTCCGGCGAGCTGCCTACTACTCATGCTGCTTTCTCGAGCTCCCATTAGACTCCTACTGTCGCCAGTGGCGGATACAGAAATGCGTATAATCTGATGTTGGGAAGGACCGGTTGCAGGCAACAGTAAAAAAATGTCACTGTTCATATGCATAATACAAAGGAAATTAGGATGTTGGGGAGGGCCACCCCCCTGCCTCCGCCACTGATTGTCGCAAAGATGCCAATAAAAACATAGGACATGGCCTATATAAGATATTTGAAAACATAGGAGGACATGGACATGCAAGCTCCCATCAGACTTCCTCGAGTTCATCCGTCGGAGTTTAAGACTGGACACGCTAATAGAGGCCGTAGCCCTGAAAAGCCAGTCTAAGCAAGATGCCAATGCCATTATTTGACAACAGCCGTTAGCAACACCTTATTTTGATAGAAGAAAGAAAACATAGGACATGGACTATATGAGCTTGAGCTCACAAGAACTCGGATGGATAGTTTAATCCAAAAAACTAGTAAACAGATTTAAAATCATTGTTGTTTTTTATGTGTGTGCAAATATAATGTTTTGGAGGCAATTTGGAGCATCGATTTTGTATTTTGTCCACACCTCCACAAAGTGTGATTCTATTGCGGAATTTTGCACGGGTGTTGAAAAACTTGAATGTTtattgaaaaaaaatcagaaatcttTGAATATTTTCACTCTTCATTCCAAATTTACTATTCATCCGAGTTCCAGTGACTGTGTGCTCAAGCTCACAATAGCACTTTCAGAAAAATATAAAATGTCTATTCAAAAAGTAGACATGAAaacatatatttaaaaaatgttaaacgcgtataaaaatatgttcatgatgtATAAGAAAACCATGTATATGAAAAAGCAGACATTTGTTgagacaaaaagaaataaaaagtaaAACTGAAAGTCCAAAAGAATCAAAGAAAACCAAAAAGGGAACCCAAGAAAACTgaaaaatggaaaagaaaaaaaagaaaaaccaaagaaaaaccATATAAAGTGCCGAAAACAGTGAAAACCGATAAACAAAGCCACAGAGAAAAGAACTCGGACGATAGCTATAGTACATGCCGGCCCAGTAGCGCTGCGCCAGATGCGAGACCGAATTCTTATCTCGCAATGGGTGAGAAATAGCCCTAGAAAGAGATCACTAATTACGGAGTACTCCTCACAAAGATCACTTCCACCTTTCAGGTTGTGACAGGTGGCATGCTGCATGAACATCACTTGTCGCAACttgtaagttttccctttttcgtagatttgtttattcaaaacgttttatcttttaaaccgtgcgttcaaatctcaaatagttttcaccattggattcctcgcgtcgagatctttaaaactagatcccatgtcgaTAGGTTTGACCAAACTTATTTTTTcacaaaaaccggacgaaaaaaccgaaccgggagcatggTTTTTTTGCCTTCCCAAAAGAGGCACGGCAGTGCCTCTcacgaaaaaaacacatttttttccatttccgagaggcacggctgtgcctctcacgaaagcataaccatgcctctcgcggaagcaaaaccgtgcctctcacgaaaggaaaaagaacagaaaaccaatttttttccgttttcgagaggcacggtcgtgcctatcgcgaaagcaaaaccgtgcctctaatgaaagaaaaaaaacaaaaaacatttttttccatttccgagagacacggccatgcctctcgcggaagcaaaactatgcctctcgcggaaggaaaaaagaacagaaaaccgttttttttcgtttccgagaggcacggtcgtgtctctcgcgaaagcaaaaccgtgcctctaatgaaagaaaaaaaagaaaacaattttttTCATTTCCAAGTGGCACGAtcatgcctctcacgaaagcaaaaccgtgcctctggctgaagaaagaaaacagaaaacatgttttttttattttcgAGAGGCATGGCTTATGCCTCTCTCAAAAGCAAAattgtgcctctcacggaagcaaaaaaaACACTTCTTTTTGTGCAAAAAAATTTTTTGGCCCAAAAGTTAAGGAAGACCGATGGAAAATCAAAACGTCGAAAAAATTAAAaaacgtttaaaaagccgaaaacgcttgttggaaaataaaagaaacaaaatcGAAGGAAGCGCCCAGAACGCGACATGTGGCGGGCGGCTCAGAGCGCGCCAAATGACACTGATTGTTGTGAGGCTCCTTGCTCGCCAACtagttgctccagagagagagaggcgaaggCCTCTTGGGCCCTGGCCCGAAAAAACAGTGTAAGCAGAACTTGTTTCGACCCTAAAAGAAAAGCAGGACTTGTTCCTTTTAACAGACTCTGAGCAGCTTGAGGCGCTGCTGGCCATGGTGCTTGGCGGCGTTGGGGCGGAGCCGCGTTCGTGCGGTGCTAGCGCGGTTGCTGGGAGTCAGTCCGCGCAGATCTGGGGGCTGCTGCGTTCCTGGCGGCGCTGTGGCcatgggcggccggaggagagggcATGCACGGTCACCAGAGCGGCCGGAGGAGAGGGCAGGTGCAGTGGCCAGGGCGGCCTGCCGGAGGAGGCTGTGGCCCCGACGGGGCGGCGTGGAGGGGCGCGTGTGCGCCGGCGCGAGGTGGGCGCGTGGGTAGCAGGGCCAGGTCCGATCTGGGCTTTGGCGGCCCTGTTTGCTTGGCGCAGGGGGGATGCTTCCCCGGTGCGGATCTCCCGGGTGACGTGCCGGCGACCTTCGGGGCGCGGCGCGTGGTGCCAGGCAAGGATCTGGCTATTCTTCAGCCGGTCTGCTGCTTGTGCAGGTGGAGGCT
It encodes:
- the LOC119303939 gene encoding riboflavin biosynthesis protein PYRD, chloroplastic-like isoform X2, which gives rise to MWLRVQVFALRDAGDLAENATAYVSLEPCNHYGRTPPCTEALIKAKVKEVVVGMTDPNPMVASKGIEKLRNAGIDVRVGVEEALCLRLNEAYIHRMLTGKAFATLRTTLSMNGIVINQIGSGADQPGGYYSQLAKEYDGVIISSDMAKATTLPISREAGAKQPLYIIIAQEEGSKLHIPFLDEESASSAIVLADSPVTVEPSGVSVSVLDQMNLESVLQLLADRGLCSVLVDFIDDGAGLVSLLKNFQEDKLVQKVVVELSPVWMVSPGLSDLAFGGSQSFPLKNVEHKEVNRTLLLEGYL
- the LOC119303939 gene encoding riboflavin biosynthesis protein PYRD, chloroplastic-like isoform X1; the protein is MWLRVQVFALRDAGDLAENATAYVSLEPCNHYGRTPPCTEALIKAKVKEVVVGMTDPNPMVASKGIEKLRNAGIDVRVGVEEALCLRLNEAYIHRMLTGKAFATLSRTTLSMNGIVINQIGSGADQPGGYYSQLAKEYDGVIISSDMAKATTLPISREAGAKQPLYIIIAQEEGSKLHIPFLDEESASSAIVLADSPVTVEPSGVSVSVLDQMNLESVLQLLADRGLCSVLVDFIDDGAGLVSLLKNFQEDKLVQKVVVELSPVWMVSPGLSDLAFGGSQSFPLKNVEHKEVNRTLLLEGYL